A window of the Lactuca sativa cultivar Salinas chromosome 5, Lsat_Salinas_v11, whole genome shotgun sequence genome harbors these coding sequences:
- the LOC111908736 gene encoding F-box protein CPR1 encodes MSDVPMPPDLLAQILSWLPVAPLLRFRSVSKTFRALIDSDYVIKLQLNHSLQTNTNLNIIFGGDRTLCYLNLDSSAKVVNKIDNPLYFAIFETVILGSCNGVVCLCTTEPDNEIAFWNPIVRKFKKIRLAPAKCSEGLGRGVCIKGFGYDHVHDDHKVVRLVQYCSLHNELVHSKIEVFSSKTDAWREVGDFPYYLCYRRNFNTFTKGALHWLVSQKPGKRVDFLIAAFDLTNDELRLVPRPELSNEHFHVNLAILGGCLSMVCHYPMKNVDIWVMRSYGVKDSWTKLISTTDVKLIRELDFLRPVSYSRSGDEVLFEKNFDSLYWYHLENKTVKRFKVAGMPRLFVTETFTGSLVQVNIGNPTGSGAKKEKIEKKDDNKRDDFLSKGFRLVL; translated from the coding sequence ATGTCGGATGTTCCGATGCCGCCGGATCTACTCGCCCAAATCCTCTCATGGTTGCCGGTAGCTCCGCTTCTGCGATTCAGGTCTGTTTCCAAAACCTTTCGTGCCCTAATTGATAGCGACTATGTGATTAAGCTCCAACTCAATCACTCACTCCAAACCAACACTAATCTCAATATCATTTTCGGCGGTGATAGAACGCTTTGCTATCTTAACTTAGATTCATCTGCTAAAGTTGTTAACAAAATAGATAACCCTTTATACTTTGCAATTTTCGAAACTGTAATTTTGGGTTCTTGTAACGGCGTGGTGTGCCTGTGTACGACTGAACCGGATAATGAAATTGCGTTTTGGAATCCAATAGTCCGGAAGTTTAAGAAAATACGGTTAGCCCCAGCGAAATGTTCAGAAGGTCTTGGTCGAGGAGTATGCATCAAGGGTTTTGGTTACGACCATGTGCACGATGACCACAAGGTGGTGAGATTGGTTCAGTATTGTAGTTTGCATAATGAACTTGTTCACTCGAAGATAGAGGTTTTCAGCTCAAAAACAGATGCATGGAGAGAAGTTGGGGATTTCCCTTACTACCTTTGTTACAGAAGAAACTTCAATACATTTACTAAGGGTGCTTTGCATTGGTTGGTGAGTCAAAAACCTGGAAAGAGGGTTGATTTTCTAATTGCTGCTTTTGACCTCACAAATGATGAGTTGCGATTGGTTCCCCGACCTGAACTTTCAAATGAGCATTTCCATGTCAATTTGGCTATATTGGGAGGATGTCTGTCTATGGTCTGTCATTATCCCATGAAAAATGTAGACATATGGGTGATGAGAAGTTATGGAGTCAAAGATTCATGGACTAAGTTGATTTCAACCACAGATGTGAAGCTCATCAGGGAATTGGATTTCTTGAGGCCTGTTTCGTATTCTAGGAGTGGTGATGAAGTGCTCTTTGAAAAGAACTTTGACAGCCTTTACTGGTATCATCTTGAGAATAAGACAGTGAAAAGATTTAAGGTTGCTGGCATGCCAAGGCTATTTGTTACTGAAACCTTTACAGGAAGCCTTGTTCAGGTGAACATTGGTAACCCTACTGGAAGTGGTGCAAAGAAGGAGAAAATTGAGAAAAAAGATGACAACAAAAGAGATGACTTTTTATCCAAGGGGTTCCGGCTTGTACTTTAA